GATgttataaatgagacattactTTCTGATATGAGTATCTTGATGGTATCAGCTTTTAGAGGAACAAGCCCAAAGTAATTCACTCTGATATCAGTGAGGACACCAAACTACATCACACAGTGATAACATCCCTATTGTATGAAAACAACAGTGTAAAGTGCCAGTAAGAGTTCACTGCTCAAAAAGGTTTGTAACAGACTGGCTGCTGCTACCAGCCATCATCCTCTGGGCCTGCAAAGTGAGTCCcaatagactcccatgttaaacaaacatgtttgcagcctgatacagaaactgcttcggtctctgtagataatttcccccttcataaaaCACAGATAAACCAAAACaagtaaaaactaataaaaataactAGATTATAGCTGaaagcataaaataaaaaatgttttacaaagtCCTTTACTTTTTGCAGTAGTTACTCTCTTCTAGTCTCTATGTCTGTTACTGCAGGACCACTCAGTGATAAGGGGCTAAAAACAAGTGCTTTGTTTTCCCCTTCTTATATTGTTGCTGACCTGCTCTCCcagtatttcttttctttgattgtctctctctgctggtgtctgctgcttttttgtgGTCTGCAGGTATCCTGTCCATCCCCGTGGTTTGCTGCACATGTCGGTGTTTCAATAAATAGATCAAGAAAAATATCAGGAGCCCTTTTTATTCATTCCATAATATGTCACCCAGCTCTCACTGCAGATAACTTAGTCCTGGTCCTTTTGCTCAGTgtattgttttctcttttttccttctagGTTCTGGGGTTGCTTTTGGTTTTTGATCTTTATTTGTTGTCATGGGTCTGGGACTAAgacccagtgttttctgtttttggacaTTTCAGATTCTGTTTAATTCTTagtttctgttctctgttatAGGTTTCATATTTAGTTCCTGACTCTCTGGTATTTCCTGTCtggttttgtctgtctgtgttgtggGCTGTGGGCtgtgcccagtgtttttgtgtttgttctttatTGTTTGCCAAGTTCTTGTGTCTTAGTCATGATCTTtatttccacttcctgtcttattttggtagtgtctcgtttcttgtgcagtgtgtttagttttgcttccccttgtctctcaGCCtcgtgttcagctgtgctcctcacaTGTTTCCACTTCCCTTCTTACCTAGCGTGCATGTATTGTCTGCATCCTGGTCagttctttgtcgtgttgttGGTGTTGATGTCATGGCAGAGTGTCTGTGTGCCCTTGTCTCGGCTCTTTGTGGATTATGTACCTTGCTCTGTTCCCAAGAGGATTTTGTGTTCTTGCCTGTCTTCAGTAATAAACACGTTTTAAGTCATGCTAACCTACAGAgccctgcatttgggtccaatcctgcctgaCACACTGCCCGTTATGACAGTCTGTCCTGGTTTGTGTGTAAAGCCTGCATTCTTGTCTCGATGCCTACCTGTTTCTGGTTTTACTTTGACGGTCCGTTATTTCTTGTGCTCTGTATTCTGTTTAGATTTAGTGCTGTTAGTctgattatgttcagctgtgctcgcCTCCTGTTGCCCCTTCCCTCTCATTaccccttgtgtatttattgtctgtgttgTCACCAGTTCTGTCATGACATCATCACTGTGttcccctgctgtgtgcttttctgtctgtgactgAGTTTCCAAGTTTATGCTGCTGGCCCTGTCCAGTTCTGTTTttgcagcaataaagctgagtgttttttttagtttgaatcTGTCTCTGGAGTTCTGCATTGGGGTCTTTAACCTGCCACAGCAGTACATGCCATAACTAAAGCAGGAAAGTTTATGCTGCTGTGTTATTTAAGCTTTGATGTATGCTAGTATTACAATATGTGTTGCATTTTTTACAGCAGCATCACTAAAATTATGTAACGTTGTTCAACAGAACAAGAGGAATCAGAGGAATCAGTGGAATCAGTGGAACCAGAGGAATCAGTGGAATCAGTGGAATCCGAGCTCAGGATTGTGCTTCTTGGGAAAACTGGAGCTGGGAAGAGTGCTTCAGGAAACACCATCCTAGGAAATAAAGTTTTTAACTCTACAGCATCTCCAAACTCTGTAACAACACAGTGTCAGAAGGAAACAGGTCTGTTTGAAGGTCAAAGGCTGTCTGTAGTTGATACTCCAGGTCTGTTTGACACCAACGTGACTGACGAGGAAAGCAGGAAAGAGATCAATAGATCGTTCAACTTTTCTAATCCTGGTCCTCATGTGTTCCTGATTGTGATCCAGCCAAACAGAtttacaaaagaagaaaagaaaacagtgagaaTCATTCACGAGATGTTTGGTGAAAAGGCAACACATTACACCATGGCCTTGTTCACTTATGGAGACAATCTAAAGGATGATCGAGTCACCATAAATAAATTCATCAATGAAAATTCAGCACTAAGATACTTCATCAATCAGTGTAAAGGAGGATATCATCTTTTTAACAACAAAGACGACGATCCCTCTCaggtcagagagctgctgctgaagatCAATAAAATGGTTCTGAGAAATGGAGGAAGCTGCTACACCAGGGATATGTTAGAAGACGCTGAGAGAGCAGCAAGAAAAGCAGAAGCCGACTTCAggattgttgttgttgggaAAACTGGAGTTGGAAAGAGTGCATCAGGAAACACCATCTTAGGGGGAAATGTTTTCAAAAGTGCATCATCTCCTTCTGTAACTTCAGAGTGTCAGAAGGAAACGGCTCAGTTTGATTTTCAGACAGTGGCTGTAGTTGATACTCCAGATCTGTTTGAATTAACTGAAGAGGAGGCGAAGAAAGAGCTCACCAGATGCATCTGTTTTACAGCTCCTGATCCTCATGTTTTCTTGATTGTGATCCAGGCCCACAGtttcaaaaaagaagaagatcagAAAACAGTGAATATCATTCAGGAGGCATTTGGAAAAAAGGCAGCACGTCACACTTTGGCTTTGTTTACCCATCAAAATGATCTGGAGGAACGTGAAGCTGACATAGAAGAATTGATTCAAAAAGATCCAGCTCTTCATAAGTTCATCAGGCAGTGTGGGGGAGGATATCATGTTTTTAACAACAGAAAGAATGATCCCAATCAGGTCAGAGAGCTGCTGGAGAAGATCAACACAATGGTtgaaagaaatgaaggaaaatacTACAGTAATAAAACGCTTGAAGAAGCCGAGAAAGCcataaaagaagaaatggaacgacttaaaattaaacatcCATGGATGACAGACAAAGAAGCAAGACAcagagcagaaagaaagaacgGGTTTACTTGGCACAAGcaagaggattttcagttttcTAAACTTGCTGCTGGAGTTGGTGTTGCAGgtgctgttggatttttttagagttaataatttattattagtCACCAAATTACTGCTGCACAATGCACTGTTTATagcagatatttttatttagaacaaatcatttacatttaaacatCTTCAAGATCACATCAGTGTAGTTTGAGGTGTATACAGTCTGTAACAAACGCTGCGTTAGATTTAGttgtcagaaaataaaaacacaacagcaatgTCTGTTTAGTGCAATATTGTGTAAACTAATGTAAACTATTTGTAAACTGTAAACTTTACTCTTGCTGAAGTgcataaaaacaggaaagaacaACTGCACATGGATCCATTCAGATAATACAACATAAAATCACACCCATATGACATTTGAGCATCAAAACACTTCAAATGTCTGAGCTGCTCCCTTTCTATAACCAATATCTTCCTCAGTATGCTTTCACTCACTTGTTAAACATGGAAATGGTCATGAAAAAAGTTTCATGctcaatcaaaacaaaaactttattaTTGTGCAAAATGATTGAGAATATTTTAGCTAAAAGTAGTGAGTTTTCCTGAGTGCGAGCACAAACAAAGAGTCCAACACAATACTGTGCTCCACAACATTTTACCCACTTTGTGAGGTTGACACTGGCTTGTGGATCAATATGAACATATGCTTTTACATCTTCTGGAAATTCTGGCGTTTCAAGCAAACAGATTTGACTGGACCAGATTCAACTGATTTTGAAGCAGAAATCAGTTCTTCACACAATGCTTAAAAAGTTTTGGCCCAATCTTTCTGATGCACCTTGGGTAGAACACCATGAAAAGATGCTTTGGAAGCAAGTTTTTTGATGGACATTTCAGATTCTGTTTAATTCTTAGTTTCTGTTCCCTGTCATAGGTTTCATATTTAGTTCCTGACTCTCTGGTGTTTCCTGTCtggttttgtctgtctgtgttgtggGCTGTGGGCtgtgcccagtgtttttgtgtttgttctttatTGTTTGCCAAGTTCTTGTGTCTTAGTCATGATCTTtatttccacttcctgtctcaTTTGGgtagtgtcttgtttcttgtgcagagtgtttagttttgctttcccttGTCTCTCAGCCtcgtgttcagctgtgctcctcacaTGTTTCCACTTCCCTTCTTACCTAGCGTGCATGTATTGTCTGCATCCTGGTCagttctttgtcgtgttgttGGTGTTGATGTCATGGCAGAGTGTCTGTGTGCCCTTGTCTTGTCTCTTTGTGGATTATGTACCTTGTCCTGCTCCCAAGAGGATTTTGTGTTCTTGCCTGTCTTCAGTAATAAACTCCTTTTAAGTCATGCTAACCTACAGAgccctgcatttgggtccaatcctgcctgaCACACTGCCCGTTATGACAGTCTGTCCTGGTTTGTGTGTAAAGCCTGCATTCTTGTCTCGATGCCTACCTGTTTCTGGTTTTACTTTGACGGTCCGTTATTTCTTGTGCTCTGTATTCTGTTTAGATTTAGTGCTGTTAGTctgattatgttcagctgtgctcgcCTCCTGTTGCCCCTTCCCTCTCATTaccccttgtgtatttattgtctgtgttgTCACCAGCTCTCTGTCATGACATCATCACTGTGttcccctgctgtgtgcttttctgtctgtgactgAGTTTCCAAGTTTATGCTGCTGGCCCTGTCCAGTTCTGTTTttgcagcaataaagctgagtgttttttttagtttgaatcTGTCTCTGGAGTTCTGCATTGGGGTCTTTAACCTGCCACAGCAGTACATGCCATAACTAAAGCAGGAAAGTTTATGCTGCTGTGTTATTTAAGCTTTGATGTATGCTAGTATTACAATATGTGTTGCATTATTTACAGCAGCATCACTAAAATTATGTAACGTTGTTCAACAGAACAAGAGGAATCAGAGGAATCCGAGCTCAGGATTGTGCTTCTTGGGAAAACTGGAGCTGGGAAGAGTGCTTCAGGAAACACCATCCTAGGAGATAATTTTTTTAACTCTACAGCATCTCCAAACTGTGTAACAACACAGTGTCAGAAGGAAACAGGTCTGTTTGAAGGTCAAAGGCTGTCTGTAGTTGATACTCCAGGTCTGTTTGACACCAACGTGACTGACGAGAAAAGCAGGAAAGAGATCAATAGATCGTTCGACTTTTCTGATCCTGGTCCTCATGTGTTCCTGATTGTGATCCAGCCAAACAGAtttacaaaagaagaaaagaaaacagtgagaaTCATTCACGAGATGTTTGGTGAAAAGGCAACACATTACACCATGGCCTTGTTCACTTATGGAGACAATCTAAAGGATGATCGAGTCaccataaataaattaattactgAAAATTCAGCACTCAGAAACTTCATCAATCAGTGTAAAGGAGGATATCATCTTTTTAACAACAAAGACGACGATCCCTCTCaggtcagagagctgctgctgaagatCAATAAAATGGTTCTGAGAAATGGAGGAAGCTGCTACACCAGTGACATGTTTGAAAAAGCTAAGAGAGCAGCAAGAAAAGCAGAAGCCGACTTCAggattgttgttgttgggaAAACTGGAGTTGGAAAGAGTGCATCAGGAAACACCATCTTAGGGGGAAATGTTTTCAAAAGTGCATCATCTCCTTCTGTAACTTCAGAGTGTCAGAAGGAAACGGCTCAGTTTGATTTTCAGACAGTGGCTGTAGTTAATACTCCAGATCTGTTTGAATTAACTGAAGAGGAGGCGAAGAAAGAGCTCACCAGATGCATCTGTTTTACAGCTCCTGGTCCTCATGTTTTCTTGATTGTGATCCAGGCCCACAGTTTCAAAAAACAAGATCAGAAAACAGTGAATATCATTCAGGAGGCATTTGGAAAAAAGGCAGCACGTCACACTTTGGCTTTGTTTACCCATCAAAATGATCTGGAGGAACGTGAAGCTGACATAGAAGAACTGATTCAAAAAGATCCAGCTCTTCATAAGTTCATCAGGCAGTGTGGGGGAGGATATCATGTTTTTAACAACAGAAAGAATGATCCCAATCAGGTCAGAGAGCTGCTGGAGAAGATCAACACAATGGTT
The sequence above is drawn from the Archocentrus centrarchus isolate MPI-CPG fArcCen1 unplaced genomic scaffold, fArcCen1 scaffold_30_ctg1, whole genome shotgun sequence genome and encodes:
- the LOC115776281 gene encoding GTPase IMAP family member 8-like codes for the protein MAYRYIRLEQEESEESVESVEPEESVESVESELRIVLLGKTGAGKSASGNTILGNKVFNSTASPNSVTTQCQKETGLFEGQRLSVVDTPGLFDTNVTDEESRKEINRSFNFSNPGPHVFLIVIQPNRFTKEEKKTVRIIHEMFGEKATHYTMALFTYGDNLKDDRVTINKFINENSALRYFINQCKGGYHLFNNKDDDPSQVRELLEKINTMVERNEGKYYKQEESEESELRIVLLGKTGAGKSASGNTILGDNFFNSTASPNCVTTQCQKETGLFEGQRLSVVDTPGLFDTNVTDEKSRKEINRSFDFSDPGPHVFLIVIQPNRFTKEEKKTVRIIHEMFGEKATHYTMALFTYGDNLKDDRVTINKLITENSALRNFINQCKGGYHLFNNKDDDPSQVRELLLKINKMVLRNGGSCYTSDMFEKAKRAARKAEADFRIVVVGKTGVGKSASGNTILGGNVFKSASSPSVTSECQKETAQFDFQTVAVVNTPDLFELTEEEAKKELTRCICFTAPGPHVFLIVIQAHSFKKQDQKTVNIIQEAFGKKAARHTLALFTHQNDLEEREADIEELIQKDPALHKFIRQCGGGYHVFNNRKNDPNQVRELLEKINTMVERNGGKYYSNETIEEAEKAIKEEMEQLQNKHPQMTDKEARHRAERKNGFTWPKHKGRGFSRLAAGFGTVVGVAAGVGVGIGIELAVAGAIGLIGGPVGAAVGVVVAASAIGITALVRRNKHKTE